A stretch of Argiope bruennichi chromosome 10, qqArgBrue1.1, whole genome shotgun sequence DNA encodes these proteins:
- the LOC129989475 gene encoding bombyxin F-1-like, producing the protein MLKIALLLLALAVIQFSQGSSTMENNRRVKRGSTIRMCGKNLVQTLSLFCNGEYYDPNENSNVQTRDARYSLEDPIQIWIATTLSSIYRDEAGSKTVPEHIPTSHLFKRYGQGGIVDECCRKACTPSVLLSYCRHPN; encoded by the exons ATGCTTAAG ataGCCTTGTTGCTCTTGGCCTTGGCTGTGATTCAATTTTCCCAGGGATCGTCTACCATGGAAAACAATCGCAGAGTGAAACGAGGCAGTACGATTCGTATGTGTGGAAAAAATCTTGTTCAGACCCTCAGCCTCTTTTGTAACGGAGAATATTATGATCCCAATGAAAATAGCAACGTGCAGACAAGGGATGCACGATACTCATTGGagg ATCCTATCCAGATTTGGATAGCTACTACTCTCTCTTCCATATATCGGGACGAAGCTGGTTCTAAGACTGTTCCGGAACACATTCCTACTTCCCACCTCTTCAAACGATATGGACAGGGAGGGATTGTCGACGAATGCTGCAGAAAAGCTTGTACTCCCTCTGTTCTCCTTTCTTACTGTAGACATCCTAATTAG
- the LOC129989158 gene encoding insulin-like translates to MLKFVLLFTVWTLAVVTDGSTIMDPKRLVKREVTIQLCGRNLMATLDLLCNGRSIFLSDDNRVRKRTADPYPVKDPVAYSTTERDGGGSGTASEHLLLSLISSSSESRGVVDECCRNRCSATTLISYCY, encoded by the exons atgctgaag tttgtattGCTCTTCACCGTTTGGACTTTGGCCGTAGTGACAGACGGATCTACCATTATGGATCCAAAGCGTCTAGTAAAACGAGAAGTCACAATCCAGTTATGTGGAAGGAACCTAATGGCGACACTCGACTTGCTTTGTAACGGCAGAAGTATATTTCTCAGCGACGATAACAGAGTTAGAAAGAGAACTGCTG atcCTTACCCTGTTAAAGACCCCGTTGCCTATTCTACCACAGAACGTGATGGAGGTGGATCTGGCACCGCCTCGGAACATCTGCTCCTCTCACTAATCAGTAGTAGTTCAGAGTCCAGAGGGGTTGTCGATGAATGCTGCAGAAATCGCTGTTCTGCAACTACTTTAATCTCATACTGCTACTAA